The following are from one region of the Chanos chanos chromosome 10, fChaCha1.1, whole genome shotgun sequence genome:
- the tbl1x gene encoding F-box-like/WD repeat-containing protein TBL1X — protein sequence MSITSDEVNFLVYRYLQESGFSHSAFTFGIESHISQSNINGTLVPPAALISILQKGLQYVEAEISINEDGTVFDGRPIESLSLIDAVMPDVVQTRQQAFREKLAQQQAAGIATATTGGNHQNATRNGEPTVNGEENGTHGLNDHSEAMEIDGEVEIPASKATVLRGHESEVFICAWNPVTDLLASGSGDSTARIWNLSENSNSGSTQLVLRHCIREGGQDVPSNKDVTSLDWNSEGTLLATGSYDGFARIWTKDGNLASTLGQHRGPIFALKWNKKGSCILSAGVDKTTIIWDAHTGEAKQQFPFHSAPALDVDWQNNTTFASCSTDMCIHVCRLGSDRPLKTFQGHTNEVNAIKWDPAGMLLASCSDDMTLKIWSMKQDWCVHDLQAHSKEIYTIKWSPTGPSTNNPNSSVMLASASFDSTVRLWDVDRGVCVHTLTRHQEPVYSVAFSPDGKYLASGSFDKCVHIWNTTSGALVNSYRGTGGIFEVCWNSTGDKVGASASDGSVCVLDLRK from the exons ATGAGTATAACAAGTGATGAAGTCAACTTTCTGGTCTACAGATATCTGCAGGAGTCAG GATTCTCACACTCTGCCTTCACCTTTGGCATCGAAAGCcacatcagccaatcaaacatCAATGGAACACTAGTGCCCCCTGCTGCTCTCATCTCCATACTTCAGAAAGGCCTTCAGTATGTGGAGGCCGAGATCAGCATCAACGAG GATGGCACTGTTTTTGACGGGCGGCCGATCGAGTCGCTGTCCTTGATCGATGCTGTCATGCCTGACGTGGTGCAAACTCGGCAGCAGGCTTTCAGAGAAAAACTCGCCCAACAACAGGCGGCCGGCATCGCCACGGCTACGACCGGCGGCAATCACCAGAATGCAACCAGAAACGGCGAACCCACAGTTAACGGCGAAGAGAACGGCACGCATGGCCTGA ACGACCACTCGGAGGCCATGGAGATCGACGGGGAGGTGGAGATCCCGGCCAGTAAGGCCACGGTTCTCAGAGGGCATGAGTCAGAGGTCTTTATCTGCGCGTGGAACCCTGTCACCGACCTGCTGGCCTCAGG CTCGGGCGATTCGACGGCACGGATCTGGAACCTGAGTGAAAACAGTAACAGCGGCTCCACCCAGCTGGTGCTCCGCCACTGTATCCGAGAGGGGGGCCAGGACGTGCCTAGCAACAAAGACGTCACCTCCCTCGACTGGAAC aGCGAAGGGACCCTTCTGGCGACAGGGTCTTATGATGGATTTGCGAGAATATGGACAAAAGATG gcaaTCTGGCCAGCACCTTGGGCCAACACAGAGGCCCCATATTTGCACTGAAATGGAACAAGAAGGGGAGCTGTATTCTGAGTGCAGGAGTGGATAAG ACGACAATCATTTGGGACGCGCACACAGGCGAGGCCAAACAACAGTTCCCCTTCCACTCAG CGCCGGCATTGGACGTGGACTGGCAGAACAACACGACGTTTGCCTCGTGCAGTACAGACATGTGTATTCACGTCTGCAGACTGGGCAGCGACCGGCCGCTCAAGACTTTCCAGGGCCACACG AATGAAGTGAATGCGATTAAGTGGGACCCTGCAGGCATGCTGCTGGCCTCCTGCTCAGACGACATGACTCTGaag atctggAGTATGAAGCAGGACTGGTGTGTTCATGACCTGCAGGCTCACAGTAAGGAGATTTATACAATCAAATGGAGCCCCACTGGCCCCAGCACCAACAACCCCAACTCCAGTGTCATGCTGGCCAG tgcTTCTTTTGACTCGACGGTGCGGTTGTGGGATGTGGATCGGGGCGTGTGTGTCCACACGCTGACCAGGCACCAGGAGCCCGTGTACAGCGTGGCCTTCAGCCCCGACGGCAAGTACCTGGCCAGCGGATCCTTCGACAAGTGCGTCCACATCTGGAACACCACG agcgGAGCTTTAGTGAACAGCTACAGGGGAACCGGAGGCATTTTCGAGGTCTGTTGGAACAGCACAGGAGACAAAGTTGGAGCCAGCGCCTCTGATGGATCA GTTTGTGTTCTAGACCTGCGGAAATAA